A window of Roseovarius sp. THAF27 contains these coding sequences:
- a CDS encoding ABC transporter permease, translating into MRAEARIGFILLLTPLLLWLGLLIVIPHIDMLMISLRERISFGVYEPSLTQYEKALTEPLYLRTFWRTAVMSVLATGITLLIAFPVSYYIAKMARGRLQQVLFMLCLIPFYVSELVRTFGWMILLRETGLVSNLLQWAGLADQPVEMLYNDAAMMVGLVYTSMLFMVVPLVTTLESLDDSVVEAGYDLGGNGLSVLREIIIPHAMPGIVSGCIVVFMLSLGNYLTPTMLGGKDSLWFTEMIYNQFIVRSNWELGAAFGFMLLVLSSVIVWGMLRLTGRTLQETMG; encoded by the coding sequence ATGCGCGCCGAGGCCCGGATCGGGTTCATCCTGCTGCTGACGCCGCTGTTGCTGTGGCTGGGGCTGCTGATCGTCATCCCGCATATCGACATGTTGATGATCTCACTGCGCGAACGCATCAGTTTCGGCGTCTACGAGCCCAGCCTGACGCAATACGAAAAGGCCCTGACCGAACCGCTTTACCTGCGCACCTTCTGGCGGACGGCAGTGATGTCGGTGCTGGCCACGGGCATCACCCTGCTGATCGCCTTCCCGGTGTCCTATTACATCGCCAAGATGGCCCGGGGCCGATTGCAGCAGGTGCTGTTCATGCTGTGCCTGATCCCGTTCTACGTATCGGAACTGGTGCGCACCTTCGGCTGGATGATCCTGCTGCGCGAGACCGGCCTCGTCTCCAACCTGCTGCAATGGGCGGGGCTGGCCGATCAGCCGGTCGAGATGCTCTACAACGACGCGGCCATGATGGTGGGGCTGGTCTATACCTCGATGCTCTTCATGGTCGTGCCGCTGGTCACGACGCTGGAAAGCCTGGATGACAGCGTGGTCGAAGCGGGCTATGACCTCGGCGGCAACGGCCTGTCGGTCCTGCGCGAGATCATCATCCCGCACGCCATGCCGGGCATCGTTTCGGGCTGCATCGTGGTCTTCATGCTGTCACTGGGCAACTACCTGACGCCAACCATGTTGGGCGGGAAGGACAGCCTGTGGTTCACCGAGATGATCTACAACCAGTTCATCGTCCGCTCCAACTGGGAACTGGGCGCGGCCTTCGGCTTCATGCTGCTGGTGCTGTCCTCGGTGATCGTCTGGGGCATGCTGCGCCTGACGGGCCGCACCCTGCAGGAAACGATGGGGTAG
- a CDS encoding ABC transporter ATP-binding protein: MTPDLECVELVKRFGDTIAVDDVSFSVPPGSFFSILGPSGCGKTTIMRMIAGFLEPTSGDIRIKGGTVLDTPPNKRPVNMVFQHLALFPMMNIADNIGYGLRRQGMAKAQIARKVDEALDRIGLPGIGARKVDELSGGQKQRVAIARCMVLEPDVLLLDEPLGALDLKLREHMKIELKALQAAFDTTFVYITHDQSEALVMSDQIAVMNAGRFEQVGTGQDLYYRPDTPFVAGFIGEANRWTGRIDRVEGSSLEMRTDTGLAMRATAAQALTKGDAAEIFVRPESVHLAASAEALAQFDNRLQGTVTSILFNGAASRVLVEDDAGETLEVTLPQTGEFASLKRGDMVHIGWGAAQATCFAGAA; the protein is encoded by the coding sequence ATGACCCCTGATCTTGAATGCGTCGAGCTTGTAAAGCGTTTCGGCGACACGATTGCCGTCGACGACGTGTCCTTTTCCGTACCGCCGGGCAGTTTCTTTTCCATCCTCGGCCCGTCGGGCTGTGGCAAGACGACGATCATGCGCATGATCGCGGGGTTTCTCGAGCCCACGTCCGGCGACATCCGCATCAAGGGCGGCACGGTCCTGGACACGCCCCCCAACAAGCGCCCGGTCAACATGGTGTTCCAGCACCTCGCGCTGTTCCCGATGATGAATATCGCCGACAATATTGGCTACGGGTTGAGGCGGCAGGGCATGGCCAAGGCCCAGATCGCCCGCAAAGTGGACGAGGCGCTGGACCGCATCGGTCTGCCGGGTATCGGCGCGCGCAAGGTGGATGAGCTTTCGGGCGGGCAGAAACAGCGCGTGGCCATCGCCCGCTGCATGGTGCTGGAGCCCGATGTGCTGTTGCTGGATGAACCTCTGGGAGCCCTCGACCTCAAGCTGCGCGAGCACATGAAGATCGAGTTGAAGGCGCTTCAGGCCGCGTTCGACACCACCTTCGTCTACATCACCCACGACCAGTCCGAGGCGCTCGTGATGTCCGACCAGATCGCCGTCATGAACGCCGGGCGGTTCGAGCAGGTCGGCACGGGCCAGGATCTCTACTACAGGCCCGACACACCCTTCGTCGCCGGGTTCATCGGCGAGGCGAACCGCTGGACGGGGCGCATCGACCGCGTCGAAGGCTCATCGCTGGAGATGCGCACCGATACCGGCCTTGCCATGCGCGCGACCGCAGCCCAAGCGCTTACAAAAGGCGACGCTGCGGAAATCTTTGTCCGGCCAGAGTCCGTCCATCTGGCCGCCAGTGCCGAGGCGTTGGCGCAATTCGACAACCGCTTGCAGGGCACCGTAACAAGCATCCTGTTCAACGGTGCCGCCTCGCGTGTGTTGGTCGAGGATGATGCGGGCGAAACACTTGAAGTCACGCTGCCCCAGACGGGTGAGTTCGCCAGCCTGAAACGCGGTGACATGGTGCATATCGGCTGGGGCGCGGCACAGGCGACCTGCTTTGCCGGGGCCGCCTGA
- a CDS encoding extracellular solute-binding protein, producing MKKTLLTTTCLAVFGLSQAATADTLRLLTWGGYAPDEVVEMFEEQTGHTVEVTMSNNEEMIAKLRATGGGGFDLAQPSQDRIMGPQMEFGIYKPMDLSKIDESLFIPSMLEATKGNTTVNGEVYGVPHVWGTSGLVMNTAEAGDVVKDYTDLCDPALEGKVSYRLKRPTLIGFAFAMGEDPFAAYGDEAKYTEIMEKVEAKLTECKSNVKAYWSGGDELMNLLRSGEVTASMAWDTGGWKLNEDNADITFVAPASGALGWIDTFVLPAKGQADDVAYEWINFVMQPEVSAKITAAAGNFTASAGADEYAEDALKAKYQDSFPPEAVDNIKWYPPVPAGLEAIEGEVLDRVQAAN from the coding sequence ATGAAAAAGACACTGCTGACGACAACCTGCCTGGCCGTGTTCGGCCTGTCGCAGGCCGCCACCGCGGACACGCTGCGCCTGCTGACCTGGGGTGGCTATGCCCCCGACGAGGTCGTCGAGATGTTCGAGGAACAGACCGGCCACACCGTCGAGGTGACCATGTCCAACAACGAGGAAATGATCGCCAAGCTGCGCGCCACGGGCGGCGGCGGTTTCGACCTCGCCCAGCCCTCGCAGGACCGCATCATGGGCCCGCAGATGGAGTTCGGCATCTACAAACCCATGGACCTGTCGAAAATCGACGAGTCGCTCTTCATCCCCTCCATGCTGGAAGCCACCAAGGGCAACACCACCGTGAACGGCGAAGTCTACGGCGTGCCGCATGTCTGGGGCACCTCCGGCCTGGTGATGAATACCGCCGAGGCGGGCGACGTGGTCAAGGACTACACCGACCTCTGCGACCCGGCGCTGGAAGGCAAGGTGTCCTACCGCCTGAAGCGTCCCACCCTGATCGGCTTTGCCTTCGCCATGGGCGAGGACCCGTTCGCCGCCTATGGCGACGAGGCCAAGTACACCGAGATCATGGAAAAGGTCGAAGCCAAGCTGACCGAGTGCAAGTCCAACGTCAAAGCCTACTGGAGCGGCGGCGACGAGCTGATGAACCTCCTGCGCTCGGGCGAGGTCACGGCGTCCATGGCATGGGACACCGGCGGCTGGAAGCTGAACGAGGACAATGCCGACATTACCTTCGTCGCGCCGGCCTCGGGCGCGCTCGGCTGGATCGACACGTTCGTGCTGCCCGCCAAGGGACAGGCCGACGACGTGGCCTATGAATGGATCAACTTCGTGATGCAGCCCGAGGTGTCGGCCAAGATCACCGCGGCGGCGGGCAACTTCACCGCGTCCGCAGGCGCGGATGAGTATGCCGAGGACGCGCTCAAGGCCAAGTACCAGGACAGCTTCCCGCCTGAAGCGGTCGACAACATCAAGTGGTATCCGCCGGTTCCTGCCGGACTGGAGGCCATCGAAGGAGAGGTTCTTGACCGCGTTCAGGCCGCCAACTGA
- a CDS encoding iron-containing alcohol dehydrogenase has protein sequence MALTGNWSYPTTMRFGAGRIAEIGEACRAAGIGKPLLVTDRGLKSMDITTRTLDLMEAAGLGRAIFAEVDPNPSDANVEDGLKFYRDGGFDGVIAFGGGSGLDLAKTLAFMAGQTRPVWDFEDIGDWWTRADPDGIHPIVAVPTTAGTGSETGRASVITNSATHEKKIIFHPKMLPAVVICDPELTVGMPKHITAGTGLDAFAHCVEAYSSPHYHPMSQGIALEGMRLVKDYLPRAYADGADIEARANMMSAAAMGATAFQKGLGAIHALSHPIGAHHHTHHGTTNAVCMPAVLQFNEPAIRERFGPAAAYLGIEGGFDGFCAFVDQLNDSLVIPKTLTELGVTDPDLDTLVDAALRDPSTGGNPIEMTEENTRKLFEACL, from the coding sequence ATGGCTCTTACCGGAAACTGGTCCTATCCCACCACCATGCGCTTCGGCGCCGGGCGCATCGCCGAGATCGGCGAGGCCTGCCGTGCGGCAGGCATCGGCAAACCGCTTCTGGTCACCGACCGGGGGCTGAAATCCATGGATATCACGACCCGCACGCTCGACCTGATGGAAGCCGCCGGGCTGGGCCGCGCGATCTTTGCCGAGGTCGACCCCAACCCGTCGGACGCGAATGTCGAGGACGGGCTGAAGTTCTACCGCGACGGCGGCTTCGACGGGGTCATCGCCTTCGGCGGTGGCTCGGGGCTGGACCTTGCCAAAACGCTGGCCTTTATGGCTGGGCAAACCCGCCCGGTCTGGGATTTCGAGGATATCGGCGACTGGTGGACCCGCGCCGACCCCGATGGCATCCACCCCATCGTGGCCGTTCCCACCACCGCCGGGACCGGCTCGGAAACGGGGCGCGCATCCGTCATCACCAATTCGGCCACCCATGAGAAAAAGATCATCTTCCACCCCAAGATGCTGCCTGCGGTAGTGATCTGCGACCCCGAACTAACGGTGGGAATGCCCAAGCACATCACCGCCGGCACCGGCCTCGATGCCTTCGCCCATTGCGTCGAAGCCTATTCCAGCCCGCATTACCACCCGATGAGCCAGGGCATCGCGCTGGAAGGGATGCGGCTGGTCAAGGACTACCTGCCACGCGCCTATGCGGACGGGGCCGATATCGAGGCGCGTGCGAACATGATGAGCGCCGCCGCCATGGGCGCCACGGCCTTTCAAAAGGGGCTCGGGGCGATCCATGCACTCAGCCACCCCATCGGGGCGCATCACCACACCCACCACGGCACGACCAACGCCGTCTGCATGCCCGCCGTCCTGCAATTCAACGAACCCGCGATCCGCGAGCGTTTCGGCCCCGCTGCGGCCTATCTGGGCATCGAGGGCGGTTTCGACGGCTTCTGCGCCTTCGTGGACCAGCTGAACGACAGCCTCGTCATCCCGAAGACGCTGACCGAATTGGGCGTGACCGACCCCGACCTCGACACGCTGGTCGACGCGGCCCTGCGGGATCCATCGACCGGCGGCAACCCGATCGAGATGACGGAGGAGAATACGCGTAAACTTTTCGAGGCTTGTCTTTGA
- a CDS encoding aldehyde dehydrogenase family protein, with product MSKTVDLISPIDGSVYITRDVLPLDAAAAATDKARVAQADWAARPLAERVAALRKANEIIGQDTDRMALELAHQMGRPVRYGGEYGGFSERLSYMADVAAEGLAEDVIEDSDTARRVIKRVPWGVVLVVAPWNYPYMTAINTVAPALIAGNSVILKHASQTLQVGEHLAEALHAAGVPQDLFQNVVIDHDTTDALIAGRHVDFVNFTGSVGGGQAMERAAAGTFTPVSTELGGKDPGYVRADADVEAAVDGLMDGAMFNAGQCCCGIERIYVAEPLFDAFVEKAVAWVKAQKLGNPLEAETTLGPMANIRFAREVRAQIAEALEDGATAHIDRMQADDGDNTYVTPQVLTNVTHDMRVMRDESFGPVVGIMSVPDDDTAIRLMNDSRFGLTASVWTSDAAAAESIGDRIETGTVFMNRCDYLDPALCWTGCKDTGKGAGLSKLAYQALTRPKSYHLRKI from the coding sequence ATGAGCAAGACGGTTGACCTGATTTCGCCGATCGACGGATCGGTTTATATCACGCGGGATGTGCTGCCCCTCGACGCGGCGGCGGCGGCCACCGACAAGGCCCGGGTGGCGCAGGCGGACTGGGCCGCAAGGCCATTGGCCGAGCGCGTGGCCGCCCTGCGCAAGGCCAATGAGATCATTGGGCAGGACACCGACCGCATGGCGCTTGAACTGGCGCACCAGATGGGCCGCCCCGTGCGCTATGGCGGAGAATATGGCGGGTTCAGCGAGCGGCTGTCCTACATGGCCGACGTAGCCGCCGAAGGTCTGGCCGAGGACGTAATCGAGGACAGCGACACCGCCCGCCGCGTCATCAAGCGCGTGCCGTGGGGGGTCGTTTTGGTCGTCGCGCCGTGGAACTACCCCTACATGACGGCGATCAACACCGTTGCGCCCGCGCTGATCGCGGGCAACTCCGTCATCCTCAAACATGCCAGCCAGACATTGCAGGTGGGCGAGCATCTGGCCGAGGCGCTGCACGCGGCGGGCGTGCCTCAGGACTTGTTCCAGAACGTGGTCATCGACCACGACACGACCGACGCGCTGATCGCGGGCCGCCACGTGGATTTCGTGAATTTCACCGGCTCCGTCGGGGGCGGGCAGGCGATGGAACGCGCCGCCGCGGGCACCTTCACGCCTGTCTCGACGGAACTTGGCGGCAAGGATCCCGGCTACGTGCGCGCCGACGCCGACGTCGAGGCCGCCGTCGACGGCCTGATGGACGGCGCGATGTTCAACGCCGGCCAGTGCTGTTGCGGGATCGAACGCATCTACGTGGCTGAACCGCTGTTCGACGCCTTTGTCGAAAAGGCCGTCGCCTGGGTCAAGGCGCAGAAACTGGGCAACCCCTTGGAGGCCGAAACGACGCTGGGGCCGATGGCCAATATTCGCTTCGCTCGCGAGGTCCGCGCCCAGATTGCCGAGGCGCTGGAGGACGGCGCCACCGCCCATATCGACCGGATGCAGGCCGACGACGGCGACAACACCTATGTCACGCCGCAGGTGCTGACGAATGTCACCCACGACATGCGGGTGATGCGCGACGAATCCTTCGGCCCCGTGGTCGGCATCATGTCGGTGCCCGACGACGACACCGCGATCCGCCTGATGAATGACAGCCGCTTCGGCTTGACCGCCTCGGTCTGGACAAGCGACGCCGCTGCTGCGGAAAGCATCGGCGACCGCATCGAAACCGGCACCGTCTTCATGAACCGCTGCGACTACCTCGACCCCGCCTTGTGCTGGACCGGATGCAAGGATACCGGCAAGGGGGCGGGGCTGTCGAAGCTCGCCTACCAGGCCCTCACGCGGCCTAAATCCTACCACTTGAGAAAGATCTGA
- a CDS encoding glutamine synthetase family protein: protein MTANLTFTDLKKLASKGEIDTVLVCLVDMQGRLAGKRFHVSNFLESAHEETHCCNYLLATDLEMATPDGYAATSWEKGYGDYVMKPDLATLRLVPWLEGTAMVLCDILDHHTHAPVPHSPRQVLKAQIERAEAMGFTPMMATELEFFLFEKSFDEIRKEGFRGLTPFSGYNEDYNILQTTKEEHVMRPIRNLLYAAGVPVENTKGEAETGQEELNIRYADAMLCADHHTIAKQAVKEIANQHGHAASFLPKWHADKVGSAAHIHQSLFKGDTPAFYDADAELTMSGTLKSYVAGLLKYSPDMTYFLAPYINSYKRLMPGTFAPTKIAWSIDNRTACYRLVGDGTKGVRIECRTPGSDINPYLACAAQLAAGLCGIEEGLDLSPPVTGDVYKMDDVPMLPHTLRAATDLLRSSDMLRRVMGDDVVDHYTRAAEVEQETFDAAVTDWEIARGFERA from the coding sequence ATGACCGCCAACCTCACCTTCACGGACCTGAAAAAGCTTGCCTCCAAGGGCGAGATCGACACGGTGCTCGTCTGCCTCGTGGACATGCAGGGCCGGCTTGCGGGCAAGCGGTTCCACGTGTCGAACTTCCTCGAAAGCGCCCATGAGGAGACCCATTGCTGCAACTACCTGCTGGCCACGGACCTCGAGATGGCGACACCCGACGGCTATGCCGCGACCTCGTGGGAAAAGGGCTATGGCGACTATGTGATGAAGCCGGACCTTGCCACGCTGCGCCTCGTGCCGTGGCTCGAAGGCACGGCGATGGTGCTGTGCGATATCCTGGACCACCACACCCACGCGCCGGTGCCCCACAGCCCGCGCCAGGTCCTCAAGGCCCAGATCGAACGGGCCGAGGCGATGGGCTTTACCCCGATGATGGCCACCGAGCTGGAGTTCTTCCTGTTCGAGAAATCCTTCGACGAGATCCGCAAGGAAGGCTTTCGCGGCCTGACGCCCTTCAGCGGCTATAACGAGGATTACAACATCCTTCAGACCACCAAGGAAGAGCATGTCATGCGCCCGATCCGCAACCTGCTCTATGCGGCGGGCGTTCCGGTCGAGAACACCAAGGGGGAGGCCGAGACCGGGCAGGAGGAGCTGAACATCCGCTATGCCGACGCGATGCTCTGCGCCGATCACCACACGATCGCCAAGCAGGCCGTGAAGGAGATCGCGAACCAGCACGGACACGCCGCCAGCTTCCTGCCCAAGTGGCACGCCGACAAGGTCGGATCGGCCGCGCATATCCACCAATCCCTGTTCAAGGGCGACACGCCCGCGTTCTACGATGCGGACGCCGAACTGACCATGTCGGGCACGCTGAAAAGCTATGTCGCGGGCCTGCTGAAATACTCCCCCGACATGACCTATTTCCTTGCGCCCTACATCAACAGCTACAAGCGCCTGATGCCGGGCACCTTCGCCCCCACCAAGATCGCGTGGAGCATCGACAACCGCACCGCTTGTTACCGGCTGGTGGGCGATGGCACCAAGGGCGTGAGGATCGAATGCCGGACGCCCGGCTCGGACATCAATCCGTACCTTGCCTGTGCCGCGCAACTGGCCGCCGGGCTTTGCGGCATCGAAGAGGGGCTGGACCTGTCGCCCCCCGTCACCGGCGATGTCTACAAGATGGACGACGTGCCGATGCTGCCCCACACACTGCGTGCTGCAACCGACCTTCTGCGCAGCTCCGACATGCTGCGCCGGGTCATGGGCGACGATGTGGTCGATCATTACACCCGCGCCGCCGAGGTCGAGCAAGAGACGTTTGACGCGGCGGTGACCGACTGGGAAATCGCGCGCGGATTTGAAAGGGCCTGA
- a CDS encoding TRAP transporter substrate-binding protein: MTTRRNFLRAAGVAVPATLASPAIVKAQSAIKWRFQTYAGSALGEQVTKPAIDYINANANGELEIELFYADQIVPTGELFQALQRGTIDGVHSDDDSMASPTPLRMFGGYFPFATKHILDVPVLFNQYGLADIWREEYGKVGVQWLSAAGQDPCNFNTKKEITSVDDLDGLKLYTFPTAGRFLAKFGVVPVNIPYEDAEVAVQTGELDGMAWSGITEDYTVGWADVTDYFLTNNISGAWIGSWFANQERWAELPDHLKSVVMAGVEAGHTYRNQWYWGGEAALRANGDKLQLRSVPASEWAEVENAAKEFWDEVAQEGEVHEKIVGIFREYNSVINQAGVPYNFE, from the coding sequence ATGACGACAAGACGTAATTTCCTGAGAGCGGCCGGTGTGGCCGTCCCCGCGACGCTGGCAAGCCCGGCAATCGTCAAGGCGCAATCCGCGATCAAGTGGCGCTTCCAAACCTATGCCGGCAGCGCGCTTGGCGAGCAGGTGACCAAACCGGCCATCGACTACATCAACGCCAACGCCAATGGCGAGCTGGAGATCGAGCTCTTTTACGCCGACCAGATCGTGCCCACCGGTGAGCTTTTCCAGGCGCTTCAGCGCGGCACGATCGACGGCGTCCATTCGGACGACGACTCGATGGCCTCGCCCACGCCGCTGCGCATGTTCGGCGGGTATTTCCCGTTTGCGACCAAGCACATCCTCGACGTGCCGGTGCTGTTCAACCAGTACGGCCTCGCCGATATCTGGCGCGAGGAATACGGCAAGGTCGGCGTGCAATGGCTGTCGGCGGCGGGGCAGGACCCCTGCAACTTCAACACCAAGAAGGAAATCACCTCGGTCGACGACCTTGACGGGCTGAAGCTCTACACCTTCCCCACGGCGGGTCGGTTCCTGGCCAAGTTCGGCGTCGTGCCGGTGAACATTCCCTACGAGGATGCCGAGGTCGCCGTGCAGACCGGCGAGCTTGATGGTATGGCCTGGTCGGGCATCACCGAGGACTACACGGTGGGCTGGGCTGACGTGACCGACTACTTCCTGACCAACAACATTTCGGGCGCGTGGATCGGCTCGTGGTTCGCCAACCAGGAACGTTGGGCCGAACTGCCCGATCACCTGAAATCGGTCGTCATGGCCGGGGTCGAGGCCGGGCACACCTACCGCAACCAGTGGTACTGGGGTGGCGAGGCCGCGCTGCGGGCCAATGGCGACAAGCTGCAACTGCGCTCGGTGCCCGCGTCCGAATGGGCCGAGGTGGAAAACGCAGCCAAGGAGTTCTGGGACGAGGTCGCGCAGGAAGGCGAGGTTCACGAAAAGATCGTCGGCATCTTCCGCGAGTACAACTCGGTCATCAACCAGGCCGGCGTTCCCTACAACTTCGAATAA
- a CDS encoding TRAP transporter large permease subunit, which yields MPYEAIAALMFASMMLMLLTGQRVFGAIGFVAVVAAFFLWGDRGGYDLGFAAAIKLMKWYPLLTLPMFIFMGYVLSESRIADDLYRMFHVWMGGLSGGLAVGTIGLMVLISAMNGLSVAGMAIGATIALPELLKRGYDKRMVTGVIQAGSSLGILVPPSVVLVLYAMIARQPVGQLWLAGVLPGLMMAGMFVLYIVIRCRLNPTLGPILPKEERNIPMGEKIRLLGAGLLPLFIFFTMMVPFVNGWTSLVESSAIGAIAAFLAAVVKGRMTRQVFETSVRKTLGISCMFMWIILAALAFGSVFDGLGAVKAIESLFTEQLGLSPWMILILMQLSFIVMGTFLDDTAMLVIVAPLYVPLVGALGFDLIWYGVLYTITTQIAYMTPPFGYNLFLMRAMAPPEITLKDIYTSILPFVLVMVVALSTIMIFPEIALWLPGYVYGN from the coding sequence ATGCCCTACGAAGCCATCGCCGCGCTGATGTTCGCCTCCATGATGCTGATGCTGCTGACCGGGCAGCGGGTCTTTGGCGCCATCGGATTCGTGGCTGTCGTTGCGGCGTTTTTCCTCTGGGGCGACCGGGGCGGCTATGACCTCGGGTTTGCCGCGGCGATCAAGCTGATGAAATGGTATCCGCTGCTGACGCTGCCGATGTTCATCTTCATGGGGTACGTCCTGTCGGAAAGCCGCATCGCAGATGACCTCTACCGTATGTTCCACGTCTGGATGGGCGGGTTGTCCGGCGGTTTGGCCGTGGGCACGATCGGGCTGATGGTGCTGATCTCGGCCATGAACGGGCTGTCCGTCGCTGGCATGGCCATCGGCGCCACGATCGCGCTGCCCGAGCTGTTGAAGCGAGGGTATGACAAGCGGATGGTCACCGGGGTTATACAGGCCGGGTCCTCCTTAGGAATCCTCGTGCCGCCGTCCGTTGTGCTGGTGCTCTACGCCATGATCGCCCGCCAGCCGGTGGGTCAACTCTGGCTGGCAGGCGTGCTGCCGGGGCTGATGATGGCGGGGATGTTCGTGCTTTACATCGTGATCCGCTGCCGCCTGAACCCGACGCTTGGCCCGATCCTGCCGAAAGAAGAGCGCAACATCCCGATGGGCGAGAAAATTCGCCTGCTGGGCGCGGGCCTGCTGCCGCTGTTCATCTTCTTCACCATGATGGTGCCCTTCGTGAACGGCTGGACCTCCCTCGTGGAATCCTCGGCCATCGGCGCAATCGCCGCCTTCTTGGCCGCTGTGGTCAAGGGCCGGATGACGCGGCAAGTCTTCGAGACCTCGGTGCGCAAGACGCTGGGTATCTCCTGCATGTTCATGTGGATCATCCTGGCCGCGCTGGCCTTCGGCTCGGTCTTCGACGGGCTGGGCGCGGTCAAGGCGATCGAGAGCCTTTTCACCGAACAGCTGGGCCTCAGCCCATGGATGATCCTGATCCTGATGCAGCTGTCGTTCATCGTGATGGGCACGTTCCTCGACGACACCGCGATGCTCGTGATCGTGGCCCCACTCTACGTGCCGCTGGTGGGCGCGCTCGGCTTCGACCTGATCTGGTATGGCGTGCTCTACACGATCACCACGCAAATCGCCTACATGACGCCGCCCTTCGGCTATAACCTCTTCCTGATGCGCGCCATGGCGCCGCCCGAGATCACGCTGAAGGACATTTACACCTCGATCCTGCCCTTCGTGCTGGTGATGGTTGTGGCCCTGTCAACGATCATGATCTTCCCCGAAATCGCGCTTTGGCTGCCGGGGTATGTCTATGGAAATTAA
- a CDS encoding TRAP transporter small permease subunit, producing the protein MTAAMLKYVAVVDRMNRWIGRIVMYGIFVMMAILLWSSFTKLGSDIGLDINPSLWTLEMAQFAMVAYYILGGPYSIQMGSNVRMDLLYGEWSDRRKAQVDAFTVLFLIVYLGFLLWGGWDSLMYSFQYGGERSNSVWRPYLWPIKLIMVVGIFLMLLQAVSEFFKDILRLKGHDMGPKDEDSSDARPDGTRT; encoded by the coding sequence ATGACCGCGGCAATGCTGAAATACGTGGCTGTGGTCGACCGCATGAACCGCTGGATCGGGCGGATCGTCATGTACGGGATCTTCGTGATGATGGCGATCCTGCTGTGGTCGTCCTTTACCAAGCTGGGCAGCGATATCGGGCTCGATATCAACCCCTCGCTCTGGACGCTGGAAATGGCGCAGTTCGCGATGGTCGCCTACTACATCCTCGGCGGTCCCTATTCGATCCAGATGGGCTCGAACGTGCGGATGGACTTGCTTTATGGCGAGTGGAGCGACCGGCGCAAGGCGCAGGTCGATGCGTTCACCGTGCTCTTCCTGATCGTCTATCTTGGGTTCCTGCTGTGGGGCGGCTGGGACAGCCTGATGTATTCCTTCCAGTACGGCGGCGAGCGCAGCAACAGCGTCTGGCGGCCCTACCTGTGGCCGATCAAGCTGATCATGGTCGTGGGCATCTTCCTGATGCTGCTTCAGGCGGTCAGCGAATTCTTCAAGGATATCCTGCGGCTGAAGGGGCACGACATGGGCCCCAAGGACGAGGACAGTTCTGACGCCCGGCCCGATGGGACCCGCACCTGA
- a CDS encoding N-formylglutamate amidohydrolase — MSGSTAYQILAPDHGPVAEVINPGGQAPLCLVCEHASAVIPASLGTLELAPEHRHAHAVWDIGAEALARELSTRLDAPLVLATVSRLVYDLNRPPEAPDAMPHQSGEIPVPGNRDLSEVEKTARTVQVYDRFHQTLSDVLDGFQTPPTLVTIHSFAPVWHGTPRSTQLGLLHDADASLAEAMLNAADDTLVTRLNEPYSASDGVTHTLARHATARSLTNVMIEVRNDLLSEGSDVDRIAAYLTHLLNTALAPKAATA; from the coding sequence GTGAGCGGATCGACAGCATACCAGATTCTGGCCCCCGACCATGGGCCTGTGGCCGAGGTGATCAACCCGGGCGGACAGGCGCCTTTGTGCCTCGTGTGCGAACACGCCAGCGCCGTCATTCCGGCCTCGCTTGGCACGCTGGAACTGGCGCCCGAACACCGTCACGCCCACGCCGTCTGGGATATCGGGGCCGAGGCGCTGGCGCGGGAGCTTTCCACCCGGCTGGATGCGCCGCTGGTCCTCGCGACGGTCTCGCGCCTGGTCTATGACCTGAACCGCCCGCCCGAGGCACCGGATGCGATGCCGCACCAGAGCGGCGAAATCCCGGTGCCGGGCAATCGCGACCTGAGCGAGGTCGAGAAAACCGCCCGCACGGTACAGGTTTATGATCGGTTTCATCAGACGCTATCCGACGTCCTCGATGGCTTCCAGACCCCGCCCACGCTGGTCACGATCCACAGTTTCGCGCCGGTCTGGCATGGCACGCCCCGCAGTACGCAGCTGGGCCTTTTGCACGATGCCGATGCGTCGCTTGCCGAAGCGATGCTGAATGCCGCAGACGACACGCTGGTCACCCGCCTGAACGAGCCATACTCGGCCAGCGACGGGGTCACCCACACGCTGGCCCGCCACGCCACCGCGCGCAGTTTGACGAACGTCATGATCGAGGTCCGCAACGACCTGCTGAGCGAGGGGTCTGACGTGGACCGCATCGCCGCCTATCTGACGCATCTGTTGAACACAGCACTGGCCCCGAAGGCCGCGACCGCATGA